The following coding sequences are from one Oryzisolibacter sp. LB2S window:
- the folP gene encoding dihydropteroate synthase has translation MHWQTTRFDLDLTRPRVMGIVNVTPDSFSDGGQHASTASALRHCEQLLKEGADILDIGGESTRPGSPPVSLEDELARVLPVVREAVRMGVPISVDTYKPAVMQAVLDLGADIINDIWAARQGGSAQVLAAHPRCGICLMHMHGDPQTMQLSPMDGDAVPQVLSFLQLHALSLQALGVEKARICIDPGIGFGKTVEQNFSLLARQQELLGPGWPLLAGWSRKSSLGAVTGLPVEERLGASVAAALLAVQRGAHVVRVHDVRDTVAALAVWRATQDPIHSTRGTTP, from the coding sequence ATGCACTGGCAGACCACCCGCTTCGATCTGGACCTGACGCGCCCGCGGGTCATGGGCATCGTCAACGTGACGCCGGACTCGTTCTCCGACGGGGGTCAGCACGCGAGTACCGCGTCCGCGCTGCGCCACTGCGAGCAGTTGCTCAAGGAGGGCGCGGACATCCTCGATATCGGCGGTGAGTCGACGCGTCCCGGCAGCCCGCCGGTCTCGCTGGAAGACGAGCTGGCGCGCGTGCTGCCCGTGGTGCGCGAGGCCGTGCGCATGGGTGTGCCCATTTCCGTCGACACCTACAAGCCCGCGGTGATGCAGGCCGTGCTCGACCTGGGCGCCGACATCATCAACGACATCTGGGCCGCGCGCCAAGGCGGCAGCGCCCAGGTGCTGGCAGCGCATCCACGCTGCGGCATCTGCCTGATGCACATGCATGGAGACCCGCAGACCATGCAGCTCAGCCCCATGGACGGCGACGCCGTGCCACAGGTACTCTCATTTTTGCAGCTGCATGCGCTTTCCCTGCAAGCCCTCGGTGTCGAAAAGGCTCGAATCTGCATCGACCCCGGGATTGGCTTTGGCAAGACCGTGGAGCAGAACTTCAGCCTGCTCGCGCGCCAGCAGGAACTGCTGGGCCCGGGCTGGCCGCTGCTGGCGGGCTGGTCGCGCAAGTCATCGCTCGGGGCCGTGACCGGCCTGCCGGTCGAGGAGCGCCTGGGCGCCAGCGTGGCCGCGGCCCTGCTCGCCGTGCAGCGCGGCGCCCATGTGGTGCGCGTGCATGACGTGCGCGACACCGTGGCGGCGCTGGCCGTATGGCGCGCCACGCAAGACCCCATTCATTCAACAAGAGGAACTACACCATGA
- a CDS encoding crotonase/enoyl-CoA hydratase family protein translates to MPSFETLAVSLDAHVATVRLNRPEKANAMNAAMWQEIRQAFEWVDQTPEVRVAVLQAEGRYFTAGIDLQMMLGLGALVADDCEGRQREKLRRLILDLQDTLSSLERCRKPVLAAIHGGCIGGGIDLVTCADMRYCSEDASFTIKEIDIGMVADVGTLQRLPRLIGQGMARELAYTGRVFGAQEARDMGLVNRVFASREALYAGVQEIAASIAAKSPLSIRGSKEMLNYARDHSVADSLNYVATWNAAMLQSEDLKQAMAASMQKQEPKFRD, encoded by the coding sequence ATGCCAAGCTTTGAGACCCTGGCTGTCTCGCTCGACGCACACGTCGCCACCGTGCGCCTGAACCGGCCCGAGAAGGCCAATGCCATGAACGCTGCCATGTGGCAGGAGATCCGCCAGGCCTTTGAGTGGGTGGACCAGACGCCCGAGGTGCGCGTGGCCGTGCTGCAGGCCGAGGGCCGGTACTTCACCGCGGGCATAGACCTGCAGATGATGTTGGGCCTGGGCGCGCTGGTGGCCGACGACTGCGAGGGCCGCCAGCGCGAGAAGCTGCGCCGCCTCATCCTCGACCTGCAGGACACCTTGAGCAGTCTGGAGCGTTGCCGCAAGCCCGTGCTCGCCGCCATCCATGGCGGCTGCATAGGTGGCGGCATAGACCTCGTCACCTGCGCCGACATGCGCTACTGCAGCGAGGACGCGAGCTTCACCATCAAGGAGATCGACATCGGCATGGTGGCCGACGTGGGCACGCTGCAGCGCCTGCCCAGGCTCATAGGCCAGGGCATGGCGCGCGAGCTCGCCTACACCGGTCGCGTGTTCGGCGCGCAGGAGGCACGCGACATGGGCCTCGTGAACCGCGTGTTCGCGAGCCGCGAGGCGCTGTACGCGGGCGTGCAGGAGATCGCCGCGAGCATCGCGGCCAAGTCGCCGCTGTCGATCCGCGGCAGCAAGGAGATGCTCAACTACGCGCGCGACCACAGCGTGGCCGACAGCCTGAACTACGTCGCCACCTGGAACGCCGCCATGCTGCAGAGCGAGGACCTGAAGCAGGCCATGGCGGCCAGCATGCAGAAACAGGAGCCGAAGTTCCGCGACTGA
- a CDS encoding type B 50S ribosomal protein L31: MKEGIHPNYREVLFVDLSNGFKFVTRSCVTTKETETFEGKEYPLFKLDTSSESHPFYTGTQKSVDNMGGRVEKFRNRFGKTAAK, from the coding sequence ATGAAAGAAGGCATTCACCCCAACTACCGCGAAGTGCTGTTCGTGGACCTGTCCAACGGCTTCAAGTTCGTCACGCGCTCCTGCGTGACCACCAAGGAAACCGAGACCTTCGAAGGCAAGGAATACCCGCTGTTCAAGCTGGATACCTCGTCGGAATCGCACCCCTTCTACACCGGCACGCAAAAGTCCGTGGACAACATGGGCGGCCGCGTCGAGAAGTTCCGCAACCGTTTCGGCAAGACCGCAGCGAAGTAA
- the glmM gene encoding phosphoglucosamine mutase, with protein sequence MSRQYFGTDGIRGTVGQPPITPDFVLRLAHAVGRVLRRSEARPTVLIGKDTRISGYMLEAALEAGFNSAGVDVILLGPLPTPGVAYLTRAQRASLGVVISASHNPYQDNGIKFFSAQGTKLPDAWEEEVEAALQQPPVWADSASLGKTRRLDDAAGRYIEFCKSTFANDLTLRGLKIVVDAAHGAAYHIAPKVFHELGADVIAIGCAPDGLNINHEVGATHPDALVRSVRANHADFGIALDGDADRLQVVDAEGRLYNGDELLYLMAAERLARDEHVPGVVGTLMTNMAIEEALQRRGVKFVRAKVGDRYVLEELQRQRWLLGGEGSGHLLALDRHTTGDGLISALQVLQACVRSEKTLAQLLADVPLFPQVLLNVRLKPGQDWKANAALADATHQVQGELGDGGRVLVRASGTEPLLRVMVEARDAAQAERCAQRLAEAAQAG encoded by the coding sequence ATGAGCCGTCAATACTTCGGCACCGATGGCATACGCGGCACCGTAGGCCAGCCGCCCATCACCCCCGACTTCGTGCTGCGCCTGGCCCATGCCGTGGGGCGCGTGCTGCGCCGTTCCGAGGCGCGCCCCACGGTGCTGATCGGCAAGGACACGCGCATTTCCGGCTACATGCTGGAGGCGGCGCTGGAGGCTGGCTTCAACTCCGCCGGGGTTGACGTGATCCTCCTCGGGCCGCTGCCCACGCCGGGCGTGGCCTATCTGACGCGTGCCCAGCGCGCCAGCCTGGGCGTGGTCATCAGCGCCAGCCACAACCCGTATCAGGACAACGGCATCAAGTTCTTCAGCGCCCAGGGCACCAAGCTGCCCGACGCCTGGGAGGAGGAGGTCGAGGCCGCACTGCAGCAGCCGCCCGTGTGGGCCGACTCGGCCTCGCTGGGCAAGACCCGCCGCCTCGACGATGCGGCCGGCCGCTACATCGAGTTCTGCAAGAGCACCTTTGCCAATGACCTGACGCTGCGCGGCCTGAAGATCGTGGTCGATGCCGCCCATGGCGCGGCCTACCACATCGCGCCCAAGGTGTTCCACGAGCTGGGTGCCGACGTCATCGCCATCGGCTGCGCGCCCGACGGCCTGAACATCAACCACGAGGTGGGCGCCACCCACCCGGACGCCCTGGTGCGCTCCGTGCGCGCCAACCATGCGGACTTCGGCATTGCCCTGGACGGCGACGCCGACCGCCTGCAGGTCGTGGACGCAGAGGGGCGCCTGTACAACGGCGACGAGCTGCTGTACCTGATGGCCGCCGAGCGCCTCGCGCGCGACGAGCATGTGCCCGGCGTGGTGGGCACGCTGATGACCAACATGGCCATCGAGGAGGCACTGCAGCGCCGTGGCGTGAAGTTCGTGCGCGCCAAGGTGGGCGACCGCTACGTGCTCGAGGAACTGCAGCGCCAGCGCTGGCTGCTTGGCGGCGAGGGCTCGGGCCACCTGCTGGCGCTCGATCGCCACACCACGGGCGATGGCCTGATCAGTGCGCTGCAGGTGCTGCAGGCCTGCGTGCGCAGCGAGAAGACCCTGGCGCAGCTGCTGGCGGATGTGCCGCTGTTCCCGCAGGTGCTGCTCAATGTGCGCCTCAAGCCCGGGCAGGATTGGAAGGCCAACGCCGCGCTGGCCGACGCCACGCACCAAGTCCAGGGCGAGCTCGGTGACGGCGGCCGCGTGCTGGTGCGCGCCAGCGGCACCGAGCCGCTGCTGCGCGTCATGGTCGAGGCGCGCGACGCCGCCCAGGCCGAGCGCTGCGCCCAGCGTCTTGCAGAGGCCGCTCAGGCGGGGTAA
- a CDS encoding MATE family efflux transporter: MRELSTIARHALTVLAGQLAVMAFGVTDTIVAGRYAQEALAALSIGSAVFVSVYVALMGVLQALMPVWAEQRGANARAAIGVSLRQSLYLWALATVLGMAVLLSPGPILDWTEVPPELRGAVRDYLAILAFGLPPALLFRIYSTLNQALGHPQLVTWLQVGSLVVKLPLSIWFTFGGAGLAPQGVAGCAWATLVVNFGLALVAVVMLRRHPMYEPLALWRPLERPDAAQLGHFLRLGLPAGLSILVEVTSFTLMALFIARQGALASAAHQIASNLAAVVYMVPLSLAIATSARVSYWRGAGDERLAGTTALKGFWLAALMGITLAATLLIVREPVAALYSTSADVVALASALLVWVAAYHAADALQTLCIFVLRSYRITIAPLVIYGVLLWGVGLYGGYRLAYHGWAGMAPMHSPAPFWMASAAALALTALAFTALLLAVVRLHRRREAPTKLA, encoded by the coding sequence ATGCGCGAGCTCTCCACCATCGCCCGTCATGCGCTCACCGTGCTGGCCGGGCAGCTGGCCGTCATGGCCTTTGGCGTCACCGACACCATCGTCGCCGGCCGCTATGCGCAGGAGGCGCTGGCCGCCCTGTCCATAGGCTCGGCAGTGTTCGTGAGCGTCTATGTGGCGCTGATGGGCGTGCTGCAGGCGCTGATGCCCGTGTGGGCCGAGCAGCGCGGCGCCAACGCACGGGCCGCCATCGGCGTCAGCCTGCGCCAGTCGCTCTACCTGTGGGCCCTGGCCACGGTGCTGGGCATGGCCGTGCTGCTCTCGCCCGGCCCCATACTGGACTGGACCGAGGTGCCGCCCGAGCTGCGCGGCGCGGTGCGCGACTATCTGGCCATACTGGCCTTCGGACTGCCGCCGGCGCTGCTGTTTCGCATCTACAGCACGCTCAACCAGGCCTTGGGCCACCCCCAGCTCGTGACCTGGCTGCAGGTCGGGTCGCTGGTCGTGAAGCTGCCGCTGTCGATCTGGTTCACCTTTGGCGGCGCGGGGCTCGCACCGCAGGGCGTGGCCGGCTGCGCCTGGGCCACGCTCGTGGTGAACTTTGGCCTGGCCCTCGTGGCAGTGGTGATGCTGCGCCGCCACCCGATGTATGAACCGCTGGCCCTGTGGCGCCCGCTCGAGCGCCCGGACGCGGCACAGCTCGGGCATTTTCTGCGCCTGGGTCTGCCGGCCGGTCTGTCCATCCTCGTCGAGGTGACGTCATTCACGCTGATGGCGCTGTTCATCGCGCGCCAGGGCGCGCTGGCCTCTGCCGCGCACCAGATCGCCTCCAACCTCGCGGCCGTGGTCTACATGGTGCCGCTGTCGCTGGCCATTGCCACGAGCGCGCGCGTGAGCTACTGGCGCGGCGCCGGCGACGAGCGCCTCGCAGGCACCACGGCCTTGAAGGGTTTTTGGCTTGCAGCGCTTATGGGCATTACGCTGGCAGCTACGCTTTTAATAGTAAGAGAGCCTGTGGCGGCGCTCTATTCCACGAGCGCCGACGTGGTGGCGCTGGCCAGTGCGCTGCTGGTCTGGGTGGCCGCCTACCATGCGGCCGACGCGCTCCAGACGCTGTGCATCTTCGTGCTGCGCAGCTACCGCATCACGATCGCGCCGCTGGTCATCTACGGCGTGCTGCTGTGGGGCGTGGGCCTGTACGGCGGATACCGGCTGGCCTACCACGGCTGGGCCGGCATGGCGCCCATGCACTCACCGGCCCCGTTCTGGATGGCCAGCGCCGCGGCGCTCGCGCTCACGGCCCTGGCCTTCACCGCCCTGCTGCTGGCCGTGGTGCGCCTGCATCGGCGCCGTGAGGCGCCCACCAAGCTGGCGTAG